In Salvelinus namaycush isolate Seneca chromosome 37, SaNama_1.0, whole genome shotgun sequence, the following are encoded in one genomic region:
- the LOC120031271 gene encoding nuclear receptor subfamily 0 group B member 2-like produces MDNVCQCTDYNDRQSNAILYNILNRENYKSSHNSLKYNFMPRRCNCEMRRTVCLKSPADICQGASGVLVKTIHFMKNLPAFNQLPLNDQLSLLQSCWVPLFILGLAQEGMNFDVIDTPVDSMLKRILLNSQESGVMEREQPTLAGVNKLKSCLKKFWSLDLSPKEYAYLKGTMIFNPDVKDLKAALFVEDLQQEAQHALREVVQSLHPGDRGRFAGILLAASMLKTITPNLITELFFRPVIGQADLLDFLVDMLFSR; encoded by the exons ATGGATAACGTATGTCAATGTACAGACTACAATGATAGGCAGTCAAATGCTATCCTTTACAACATCCTCAATCGAGAAAATTACAAGTCAAGCCACAACAGCCTGAAATACAACTTTATGCCTCGTAGATGCAACTGTGAGATGCGACGGACAGTGTGCTTGAAAAGTCCGGCAGACATTTGCCAAGGGGCATCGGGAGTGCTGGTGAAAACAATTCACTTCATGAAGAACTTACCTGCTTTCAACCAACTCCCACTGAACGATCAACTGTCGCTCCTCCAAAGTTGCTGGGTGCCACTCTTTATTTTGGGTCTGGCCCAGGAAGGCATGAACTTTGACGTCATCGACACCCCTGTCGATAGCATGCTGAAAAGAATCCTCTTGAATTCTCAAGAGAGCGGAGTGATGGAAAGAGAGCAGCCCACCTTGGCTGGTGTGAACAAACTCAAGTCATGCCTCAAAAAGTTCTGGAGTCTGGATTTAAGTCCAAAGGAGTATGCATACCTCAAGGGCACCATGATATTTAACCCAG ATGTGAAAGACCTAAAGGCAGCTCTATTCGTGGAGGACTTACAGCAGGAGGCTCAGCATGCTCTGAGGGAGGTGGTCCAATCACTCCACCCTGGGGACCGAGGCCGCTTCGCTGGCATCCTGCTCGCGGCCTCCATGCTCAAGACCATCACACCCAACCTCATCACCGAGCTCTTCTTCCGTCCTGTCATTGGCCAAGCAGATCTACTGGACTTCCTGGTCGATATGCTCTTCAGTAGGTAG
- the LOC120031334 gene encoding zinc finger protein 407-like, whose product MDRELRSGKEINEDKVPHHGDTGSVSTEEMESGGIPSLAKRPRPDDVTADSTGEIEEDIGGEVADGKESDQPPRAEVNITPETCYGCACPICGFVAKTPTSLKIHSKRKHTGRGKTRAVSSAEVLVEIDGSTTGATARSSNYKAGGDTEWKVSSSERQQDATESQGTEAGGSEGEVTTIIAKEEIAEKQGTGRDTFDRKVTPIATEEIAEEEQEKTPGKKMVGKRGPKPKTIHACSYCGHEFKDKPSLDTHIKRSHTKEMNYFCEFCLYACVAKCDYEKHCLSNKHNKRVTESRESSGLSSPMDKKTAEQAQIFASTTTQTRASKRALGARFQLQCGSCEFRVSNSALLESHARLKRHGEHRFLCNVCRYYTATSEWMDTHVSSESHRRVAEEKNAGSSFEDCVEKVSIDAVGDDMLTDDVAVGVIGHDGELHPDVNEEAVEAAKAMLENMEEHMDERIPPKRRRGRPKGPAATTCEYCGLLASNSTNLNVHIRRKHSRQYSYTCRLCSYNCVTKGDMDRHCVTKKHLKRMEDASSDGQVDLDTSVQVVSTESGSQASEVEALHQNSPVSGGSKGEGGATDKEGELSQDDDKAQVSSPKKSKYDLVNSCSHCKFVAHSIPSLDLHVKRRHTRDFEFVCLACSYYAVTRREMSRHASTDKHKQKSEVYLENLESFVAKDLAQPEEEATELGNRADPDGDNNARTEDPSPSVPPDTDMEQPTNTDTTTDQPNIIDTDQPTDTDTDQPNNTDTDQLPIIDAEQPTDTDADQPTDTDQPNNTDTDQPPIIDAEQPTDTDADQPTDTDQPNDTDKDQPPCTDTDQPTNTDTDQSKYIDQPNITDIDQPNITDQPPITDTEQPTDPATDQPTYTEHVTTNPTQTSDVLSNEHATPIVEVSGTVVEENMEIQVAGEASGGGSEQASNDAPGTIEPQEAPAEITISPPEEGQKEGAEAAPEPVCSDDDVEMADEKPDISYPEKQLARALPFDACIVPLKSLTEAELVLHEQRMAHSVEGHSGPAVSGLAGAGSFQKIKRTKPVGASGLSKGLTPNPRIRCEDCGFMADGMSGLNVHISMKHPSKEKHFHCMLCGKSFYTESNLHQHLTSAAHLRNEQASIEELPEGGATFKCVKCTDPFETEQELFVHIKEKHEELLREVNKYVLEDTEQINREREENQGSVCKHCGKVCKSSNSMAFLAHIRTHTGSKPFKCKICSFATAQLGDARNHVKRHLGMREYKCHICG is encoded by the coding sequence ATGGACAGAGAATTAAGGTCAGGGAAGGAAATTAACGAGGACAAGGTGCCTCATCATGGTGACACAGGAAgtgtctccacagaggaaatggAGAGTGGAGGAATTCCTTCCCTAGCAAAGAGGCCCAGGCCTGATGATGTCACAGCTGACAGCACAGGAGAGATTGAGGAGGACATCGGCGGTGAGGTGGCTGATGGGAAGGAGTCAGACCAGCCTCCTCGGGCTGAGGTGAACATTACCCCGGAGACATGTTACGGCTGTGCCTGTCCCATCTGTGGCTTTGTGGCCAAAACGCCAACTTCCTTGAAGATTCACTCCAAGAGGAAGCACACTGGTAGAGGAAAGACCAGGGCTGTGAGCTCAGCTGAGGTACTTGTTGAAATAGATGGCTCCACAACCGGAGCAACAGCACGGAGTTCAAATTACAAGGCAGGTGGAGACACTGAGTGGAAAGTGAGCAGCAGTGAGAGACAGCAGGATGCCACAGAGAGTCAGGGCACAGAGGCAGGAGGTTCTGAGGGGGAGGTGACTACAATAATAGCCAAAGAGGAAATTGCTGAGAAACAAGGGACAGGGAGAGATACTTTTGACAGGAAGGTGACTCCAATAGCTACAGAGGAGATTGCAGAGGAGGAGCAAGAAAAGACCCCCGGTAAGAAGATGGTAGGTAAACGGGGCCCCAAGCCAAAGACTATACATGCTTGCAGCTACTGTGGTCACGAGTTTAAGGACAAGCCGAGCCTAGATACACACATCAAGAGAAGCCACACCAAGGAGATGAATTACTTCTGTGAATTCTGCTTGTACGCCTGTGTGGCAAAGTGCGACTACGAAAAGCACTGTCTTAGTAACAAGCACAACAAACGAGTCACGGAAAGCAGGGAATCCTCTGGCCTCTCGTCACCCATGGACAAGAAGACAGCCGAACAGGCTCAAATCTTTGCCTCCACGACGACTCAGACCCGGGCATCCAAGCGTGCGCTCGGTGCCAGGTTCCAGCTGCAGTGCGGGAGTTGCGAATTCAGGGTCAGCAACTCTGCTTTGCTGGAGAGCCACGCTCGGCTTAAGCGCCATGGCGAGCATCGCTTCCTCTGTAACGTCTGCCGCTACTACACCGCGACATCCGAGTGGATGGACACACATGTGTCCTCGGAGAGCCACCGGCGTGTGGCTGAGGAGAAAAACGCAGGGTCCTCCTTTGAGGACTGCGTTGAGAAGGTGAGCATAGATGCGGTCGGTGACGACATGCTGACAGATGACGTGGCTGTAGGGGTCATCGGACATGATGGAGAGCTGCACCCTGATGTTAATGAGGAAGCTGTTGAGGCTGCGAAAGCCATGTTGGAGAACATGGAAGAGCACATGGACGAGAGAATCCCTcccaagaggaggagaggcaggccaAAGGGGCCCGCTGCAACTACATGTGAATACTGTGGACTTCTCGCCTCCAATAGTACCAATCTAAACGTGCATATTCGTCGTAAGCACAGCCGGCAGTACAGCTACACCTGCAGGCTTTGTTCTTACAACTGTGTGACGAAAGGCGACATGGACCGCCACTGTGTCACAAAGAAGCACCTTAAACGCATGGAGGATGCTAGCAGCGATGGCCAAGTGGACCTGGATACGTCAGTGCAGGTCGTGAGTACAGAGTCAGGCTCTCAGGCCAGCGAGGTTGAGGCTCTACATCAGAATAGTCCAGTCAGTGGAGGGTCCAAAGGAGAGGGAGGGGCCACGGACAAAGAAGGAGAGCTGTCGCAAGACGACGACAAAGCACAAGTTAGCAGCCCGAAAAAGAGCAAGTACGACTTGGTCAACTCCTGCAGCCATTGCAAGTTCGTAGCTCATTCGATTCCCTCCCTCGACCTCCACGTGAAGAGGAGACACACCCGGGACTTTGAGTTTGTGTGCCTGGCGTGCAGCTACTATGCGGTCACGCGTCGAGAGATGTCTCGCCACGCCTCCACGGACAAGCATAAGCAGAAGAGTGAGGTCTACCTAGAGAACCTGGAGAGCTTCGTGGCGAAAGACCTGGCGCAGCCGGAGGAGGAGGCCACGGAGCTGGGGAACAGAGCTGACCCTGATGGTGACAACAATGCTCGCACTGAGGATCCTTCCCCTTCAGTGCCCCCTGACACAGACATGGAGCAgcccactaacacagacacaacTACAGACCAGCCTAACATTATAGACACAGACCAacccacagacacagatacagaccaGCCCAACAACACGGACACAGACCAGCTCCCTATCATCGATGCAGAGCAACCCACAGACACAGATGCAGACCAGCCCACAGACACAGACCAGCccaacaacacagacacagaccagcCTCCTATCATCGATGCAGAGCAACCCACAGACACAGATGCAGACCAACCTACAGACACAGACCAGCCCAACGACACAGACAAGGACCAGCCCCCTTGCACTGATACAGACCAACCCACTAACACAGATACAGACCAATCCAAATACATAGATCAGCCCAACATCACTGACATAGACCAGCCCAACATCACAGACCAGCCCCCTATCACCGATACAGAGCAACCCACAGACCCAGCTACAGACCAGCCCACATACACCGAGCATGTTACCACTAACCCCACACAGACTTCTGACGTTTTGAGCAACGAGCATGCAACTCCAATAGTGGAAGTTAGTGGCACTGTTGTTGAGGAAAACATGGAGATCCAGGTGGCTGGTGAGGCGTCCGGTGGTGGCTCGGAACAAGCCAGCAACGATGCTCCAGGTACAATTGAGCCTCAGGAAGCACCAGCAGAAATCACCATATCACCGCCTGAGGAAGGCCAGAAGGAAGGGGCCGAGGCAGCGCCAGAGCCAGTCTGTTCCGACGACGACGTTGAGATGGCAGATGAGAAACCTGACATCTCTTACCCAGAGAAACAGCTCGCCAGGGCGCTGCCGTTCGACGCTTGCATCGTACCTCTCAAGTCCTTGACTGAAGCCGAGCTGGTTCTGCATGAACAACGGATGGCTCACTCTGTTGAGGGCCACTCTGGCCCGGCTGTAAGTGGCCTGGCCGGGGCGGGCAGTTTTCAGAAGATCAAAAGAACCAAACCTGTAGGGGCTTCAGGTCTGTCCAAGGGGTTAACTCCCAACCCCCGCATCCGCTGCGAGGACTGTGGCTTCATGGCGGACGGCATGAGCGGCCTCAATGTGCACATCTCCATGAAGCACCCGTCCAAGGAGAAGCACTTCCACTGCATGCTGTGCGGCAAGTCCTTCTACACGGAGAGCAACCTGCACCAGCATCTGACCAGCGCCGCTCACTTGCGCAACGAGCAGGCCAGCATCGAGGAGCTTCCGGAGGGCGGCGCCACCTTCAAGTGCGTGAAGTGCACGGACCCGTTCGAGACGGAGCAGGAGCTGTTCGTGCACATCAAGGAGAAGCACGAGGAGCTGTTGCGCGAGGTCAACAAGTACGTCCTGGAGGACACGGAGCAGATCAACCGCGAGCGCGAGGAGAACCAGGGCAGCGTGTGCAAGCACTGCGGCAAGGTGTGTAAGAGCAGCAACTCCATGGCCTTCCTGGCGCACATccgcacacacacag